From the Daucus carota subsp. sativus chromosome 8, DH1 v3.0, whole genome shotgun sequence genome, one window contains:
- the LOC108199214 gene encoding tetrahydroberberine oxidase-like, with product MKISVCSMLSIFCVLSLLSFSSAANPKKTNSGQDFVQCLIRSSSTSISKVIYTSENSTYTSVLKFSINNLRFDTPSTPKPIVIVKPEAESQIQTVIYCCKKHDIQMRIRGGGHDYEGQSYVAQVPFVVVDMINLRSIEVDPVKATAWVQAGATLGELYYRIAEKSNTLGFPAGIWSTVGVSGLVSGGGYGTLRRKYGLAADNVLDARLIDANGRILDRKSMGEDLFWAIRGGGASSFGVILSWKLHLVSVPKIVTVFQTARTLEQNATEILHRWQTVAPRLPKDVEMRVAVNPIWTNLPNEPQKTVQDDGTPSLNGTKTVSVNFIGQFLGRKEKLLSMMNKRFPELGLEAESCFEVSYIQSVLLFSLFQATDSPLGLLNRTAYKIAFKAKSDYVNKPIPKEGLEGLWKVLLEQEPGRTNFLLTSYGGKMAEISESAIPFPHRAGTLYMMYMRVRTDGDTSDSIKWIRGLYKYLTPYVTSNPRTAYLNYNDLDLGLNKPHGKTSYKQASIWGKKYFKNNFDRLVIIKSIVDPDNFFRHEQSIPPFA from the coding sequence atgaagatCTCCGTTTGTTCAATGTTGTCAATCTTTTGTGTTCTCTCCCTTTTATCCTTTTCATCAGCAGCAAATCCCAAAAAGACTAATTCTGGTCAAGATTTTGTTCAGTGTCTTATTCGTTCAAGTTCAACTTCCATATCCAAAGTTATTTACACATCAGAAAACTCTACCTACACTTCTGTCTTGAAGTTCTCCATTAATAACCTCCGGTTCGACACTCCGAGTACTCCGAAACCTATTGTTATTGTCAAACCTGAGGCCGAATCGCAGATCCAGACTGTCATTTATTGCTGCAAGAAGCATGACATTCAGATGAGGATTCGAGGCGGGGGACATGACTACGAAGGCCAATCCTACGTAGCCCAAGTCCCGTTTGTTGTCGTCGATATGATTAATCTTCGGTCTATCGAAGTTGATCCTGTAAAAGCTACTGCATGGGTTCAAGCCGGTGCAACGCTTGGGGAACTCTATTACAGGATTGCTGAGAAGAGTAATACACTTGGATTTCCAGCTGGAATTTGGTCGACAGTGGGTGTGAGCGGACTCGTTAGCGGTGGGGGATATGGTACATTGAGACGCAAGTATGGCCTTGCTGCTGATAACGTGCTCGATGCACGCTTGATTGATGCCAACGGCAGAATTCTTGATAGAAAATCAATGGGAGAAGATCTGTTTTGGGCCATCAGAGGAGGCGGAGCTTCTAGTTTCGGTGTCATTCTTTCCTGGAAACTGCACCTAGTTTCCGTTCCAAAAATTGTCACCGTGTTCCAAACAGCCAGAACTCTAGAGCAGAATGCAACTGAAATTCTTCACCGGTGGCAAACTGTGGCCCCGAGGCTCCCCAAAGACGTTGAAATGCGAGTTGCAGTCAACCCAATTTGGACGAATCTGCCTAATGAGCCCCAGAAAACGGTTCAGGACGATGGTACTCCGAGTCTCAATGGTACGAAAACCGTGAGTGTGAATTTTATAGgacagtttcttggacgaaaaGAAAAGCTACTGTCGATGATGAACAAAAGGTTCCCCGAATTAGGCTTGGAGGCCGAATCGTGCTTTGAAGTCAGTTATATTCAATCGGTGCTCCTCTTCTCTCTGTTCCAGGCCACCGATTCTCCTCTCGGCTTGTTGAACAGAACTGCCTACAAAATTGCGTTTAAGGCCAAGTCCGACTACGTGAACAAGCCTATACCGAAAGAAGGCCTGGAAGGTTTGTGGAAAGTCCTTCTCGAACAAGAGCCGGGAAGAACGAATTTCCTCCTTACATCCTACGGGGGGAAGATGGCTGAAATATCAGAATCGGCAATTCCATTCCCTCACAGAGCAGGAACTCTGTACATGATGTACATGAGAGTCCGGACTGACGGAGACACGTCAGATTCAATCAAGTGGATCAGAGGCTTGTACAAGTACTTGACTCCTTACGTTACCAGCAATCCAAGAACTGCCTATCTAAATTACAATGATCTGGATCTGGGATTGAACAAGCCACACGGGAAAACCAGCTATAAGCAAGCTAGCATATGGGGTAAAAAGTACTTCAAGAATAATTTCGATAGGCTGGTGATAATCAAATCGATCGTGGATCCTGATAACTTCTTTAGGCATGAACAGAGTATTCCTCCTTTTGCTTAG